A portion of the Oxynema aestuarii AP17 genome contains these proteins:
- a CDS encoding SGNH/GDSL hydrolase family protein: MSLNKFWLGAIALLSLLLAASIGLNILLYNRASKYYLELNQTRLDPYGIDRYRDDRQTTENSEKLRVVLFGDSRAADWVVPDNNRYQFINRGIGSQTSIQTLGRFEKHVRSLEPEIVIIQVGINDLKTIALFPERRESIVTNLREHLTALVEASRELGAVAIVTTIFPVGPVPLQRQPFWSDEIEKATIEVNDYIKTLAGENVVVFDTFTVFADDRGLMFADYRKDELHVNDRGYAQLNRELLQLLDRLKLERSGRETIQLQSPPHQVDR; the protein is encoded by the coding sequence ATGTCATTGAATAAATTTTGGCTCGGTGCGATCGCCCTTCTCTCTCTCCTGTTAGCCGCATCGATCGGTCTCAACATTCTCCTTTACAATCGAGCCAGCAAATATTATTTAGAACTCAATCAAACCCGATTAGATCCTTATGGGATCGATCGATATCGAGACGATCGCCAAACAACTGAAAATTCCGAAAAACTTCGAGTCGTCCTTTTCGGAGATTCTCGCGCCGCCGATTGGGTAGTTCCCGACAACAATCGCTACCAATTTATCAATCGTGGCATTGGCTCGCAAACCTCGATTCAAACCCTGGGAAGATTCGAGAAACACGTGCGATCGCTCGAACCGGAGATCGTCATTATTCAAGTCGGAATTAACGACCTCAAAACGATCGCCTTATTTCCCGAGCGCCGCGAGTCGATCGTTACCAATTTGCGCGAGCATCTTACAGCATTGGTAGAAGCCTCCCGGGAGTTAGGAGCCGTGGCGATCGTGACGACCATTTTCCCCGTCGGTCCAGTCCCCCTGCAACGCCAACCCTTTTGGTCCGACGAGATCGAGAAAGCCACGATCGAAGTCAACGACTACATTAAAACATTAGCCGGGGAAAACGTAGTTGTTTTCGATACCTTTACAGTGTTTGCCGACGATCGCGGGTTGATGTTTGCCGACTATCGTAAAGACGAATTACACGTCAACGATCGCGGATATGCCCAACTGAATCGGGAGTTATTACAACTGCTCGATCGCCTCAAACTAGAGCGTTCGGGTCGGGAAACAATCCAGTTACAATCACCACCTCACCAAGTCGATCGCTGA
- a CDS encoding glycosyl hydrolase family 28-related protein produces MNARFKAWLRQWRKPLQVLSLFGFFLSTIAAVYIFTTLAIQPASDRPSPVQSSSTAVVSVSDCATPSGGPTDNPIAGAYGERAYPWTAQIPWNCVYNVQDFEGNSAIARFNAARDTAARRGGGVVYFPPGIYEFSDNLELKDGVVLRGATPGTTDAGSDRYAPPSKLVFPEYKPQLSGNGTPNETAFKTITTENGDRDSNLGLVNLDINRAAILLGTDVSRAQNKNIVIFGIRSNNVARPDPNVPDLSFQAPWMRYSDRFATNIKINAFENVLIANNRLNDAITDTYEQPGYTLKSVKGDEIITYSEGDRVPFDYANHYGIAVNRSKPGGFQLNADPDSEPGLFREGIEIRDNWVYHTMRVAIHASGKGLKISNNIIRDRPNKQWWTHPTGLKQPTGAVTLENRAIDWSGWDVTVEGNDYQVYRHRIMDSDYLSVDGEGILIQECCGGSQVNGAKITNNRGNSYIGFYKVPDIKNVVVSENELLSNVTNTALIYINADTNNAPHQMHDVRVENNRINGNIFVQASAGGSNNTIANNRGGDRAEIEASCHVEIRDNSGFTVKPCRD; encoded by the coding sequence ATGAATGCCCGATTTAAAGCGTGGTTGCGGCAGTGGAGAAAACCGTTACAGGTGCTATCGTTATTCGGTTTTTTCCTCAGCACGATCGCGGCAGTGTATATTTTTACCACGTTGGCGATTCAACCCGCCAGCGATCGCCCGTCCCCGGTTCAGTCATCTTCGACCGCCGTCGTTTCCGTCTCCGATTGCGCCACCCCCAGTGGCGGACCGACGGACAATCCGATCGCGGGCGCCTACGGCGAACGAGCCTATCCCTGGACGGCACAAATTCCCTGGAACTGCGTTTATAACGTGCAAGATTTCGAGGGCAATAGTGCGATCGCCCGCTTCAATGCAGCCCGGGATACCGCCGCCCGTCGGGGGGGCGGCGTCGTCTATTTTCCCCCGGGAATTTACGAGTTTTCTGACAATTTAGAGTTGAAAGATGGGGTCGTTTTGCGCGGGGCCACCCCAGGGACAACCGACGCCGGATCCGATCGCTACGCGCCACCATCAAAATTAGTTTTTCCCGAATACAAACCGCAACTTTCCGGGAACGGAACCCCTAACGAAACCGCTTTTAAAACAATTACGACCGAAAACGGCGATCGCGATTCCAATCTCGGTTTAGTCAATTTAGATATCAATCGAGCCGCCATTTTGCTCGGAACCGATGTCAGTCGCGCTCAAAATAAAAATATCGTCATTTTTGGTATTCGCAGCAATAACGTCGCGCGTCCGGATCCCAACGTCCCGGATTTATCCTTTCAAGCCCCCTGGATGCGCTACAGCGATCGCTTTGCCACCAATATTAAAATTAACGCCTTTGAAAATGTTTTAATCGCGAACAATCGGCTCAACGATGCCATTACCGATACTTACGAACAACCGGGCTACACTCTCAAATCTGTCAAAGGCGACGAAATTATTACCTATTCCGAAGGCGATCGCGTTCCCTTCGACTACGCCAATCATTATGGAATTGCCGTCAATCGCTCCAAACCCGGCGGCTTCCAACTCAATGCCGATCCCGACAGCGAACCGGGACTGTTTCGCGAAGGCATTGAAATTCGCGATAACTGGGTTTACCACACCATGCGCGTCGCCATTCACGCCTCGGGAAAAGGATTAAAAATTAGCAATAATATTATTCGCGATCGCCCAAACAAACAATGGTGGACTCATCCCACCGGACTCAAACAACCGACGGGAGCGGTCACCTTAGAAAATCGGGCCATCGATTGGTCTGGATGGGACGTAACCGTAGAAGGAAACGATTACCAAGTGTACCGACATCGGATTATGGATTCCGACTATTTGAGTGTAGATGGCGAAGGAATCCTTATTCAAGAATGCTGTGGCGGCAGCCAAGTAAACGGCGCAAAAATTACCAATAATCGGGGAAATTCTTATATCGGATTTTATAAAGTCCCCGATATTAAAAATGTTGTTGTTTCTGAAAATGAATTACTTTCTAATGTCACCAACACCGCGTTAATTTACATTAACGCAGATACGAATAATGCCCCGCACCAAATGCACGACGTGCGCGTTGAAAATAATCGTATCAACGGCAATATTTTCGTGCAAGCCAGTGCGGGAGGCAGTAATAATACGATCGCCAACAATCGCGGGGGCGATCGCGCCGAAATCGAAGCCTCCTGTCATGTCGAAATTAGGGATAATTCCGGCTTTACCGTTAAACCTTGCCGAGATTGA
- a CDS encoding PadR family transcriptional regulator: MKFEDIYQFFQNPPPIYLNKELTVCYVLWVLLEEDSYGTELIQRLERDYSNYRLSDTVLYSALKFLETENTIRGYWKKVEGRGRPRRMYQVNPDWQAKARDLAKLWQQYVNGQHPLSSNTKATTLRTNHGMG, encoded by the coding sequence ATGAAATTTGAAGATATCTATCAGTTTTTTCAAAATCCCCCACCCATTTACTTGAACAAGGAACTAACCGTTTGTTATGTCTTGTGGGTCTTATTAGAGGAAGATTCTTACGGGACCGAACTGATTCAACGGTTGGAGCGCGACTATTCCAACTATCGGCTTTCCGATACCGTTCTCTACAGCGCGCTCAAGTTCCTCGAAACGGAAAATACCATCAGGGGATACTGGAAAAAGGTAGAAGGGCGGGGAAGACCGAGGCGAATGTATCAAGTCAACCCAGATTGGCAAGCCAAAGCTAGAGATTTAGCCAAATTGTGGCAGCAGTATGTCAACGGTCAACACCCCCTTTCCTCGAATACGAAAGCCACCACATTGCGAACCAATCACGGAATGGGTTGA
- a CDS encoding DUF3611 family protein has translation MPDNSDLPALPPTVRRVIPALRRVGWISFWVQLVLAVVAGLIFLFSIPLAIPRDSPTTVTRNPGAGPGTFFAVLGLVALGISIYWAFRYTRLAKQLEATNPNLRPKKADTVKLIRRGLMVNLVGMLLALLGAEAINGTLLAKSLSSQGIVFSDPSALSRFIQPLDIFLVLGNTHTIVAHFAGLVTALWLLNWIDRQTQA, from the coding sequence ATGCCCGATAACTCCGACCTCCCCGCACTGCCACCCACCGTTCGACGAGTCATTCCGGCCCTGCGTCGTGTCGGCTGGATTAGCTTTTGGGTGCAACTCGTTCTAGCTGTCGTCGCCGGACTGATTTTCTTATTTTCAATTCCCCTCGCCATTCCCCGGGACAGTCCAACCACCGTGACGCGCAATCCCGGCGCCGGACCGGGAACCTTTTTCGCCGTCTTAGGATTAGTCGCCCTCGGAATTAGCATTTATTGGGCCTTCCGCTATACCCGCCTCGCCAAACAACTCGAAGCGACCAATCCCAACTTACGCCCCAAAAAAGCCGATACGGTCAAACTGATCCGACGCGGTTTGATGGTTAATTTAGTCGGTATGCTCTTAGCTCTCTTAGGAGCCGAAGCCATTAACGGCACCCTATTAGCTAAATCCCTCAGTTCTCAAGGAATTGTCTTCTCGGATCCGTCCGCTCTCAGCCGCTTCATCCAACCCCTAGATATCTTTTTGGTCTTGGGCAATACTCATACGATCGTCGCCCATTTCGCCGGATTGGTAACGGCTTTATGGTTACTCAATTGGATCGACCGTCAAACTCAAGCTTAA
- a CDS encoding THUMP domain-containing class I SAM-dependent RNA methyltransferase, with amino-acid sequence MPEYFATVARGLEAIAATELEKLGAKSVNPEFTGVRFTGDRALLYRVNLWARTIFRVLMPIADFRCKDARMLYREIAQIEWEKYLTPEQTLAVKATGKNRQLNHTHFTALQVKNAIVDRQRDHFGARSNVDTENPDLLVNLHVNRDRAVLSLDTTGNSLHRRGYHPAMGKAPLKESLAAAILEMAEYSPDLPFFDPLCGSGTLPIEAALKAKNIAPGLFRDRFTLMNFPDFDDELWQQLLTEAEAAENSELPAPIYGTDGDGSVLAEARVNALNCGLGHQIEFRQQEFAQIEAPGDRGLLICNPPYGERLGNAEELGDFYQLIGDILKQRFTGWTAYILSGNKELTKRIGLRTSRRIPFYNGSLPCTLLKYELY; translated from the coding sequence ATGCCAGAATATTTTGCAACAGTTGCCCGAGGGTTAGAAGCGATCGCCGCGACCGAGTTAGAAAAGTTAGGAGCAAAATCAGTCAATCCCGAATTTACAGGGGTTCGTTTTACGGGCGATCGCGCTCTATTATATCGCGTTAATTTATGGGCGAGAACCATTTTTCGCGTCCTGATGCCGATCGCCGATTTTCGCTGTAAAGATGCACGGATGCTTTACCGAGAAATCGCTCAAATCGAGTGGGAAAAGTACTTAACTCCCGAGCAGACTTTAGCCGTGAAAGCGACGGGAAAAAATCGACAACTCAACCACACCCACTTTACCGCCTTGCAAGTGAAAAACGCGATCGTCGATCGCCAACGCGACCACTTCGGCGCGCGCTCGAATGTCGATACCGAAAACCCCGATTTACTCGTCAACCTTCACGTCAACCGCGATCGGGCCGTTCTCAGTTTAGACACCACGGGAAACAGTTTACACCGTCGCGGCTATCATCCGGCCATGGGAAAAGCTCCATTAAAAGAAAGCCTGGCTGCGGCGATTTTAGAGATGGCGGAATATTCGCCAGACTTGCCTTTTTTCGATCCTTTATGCGGGTCGGGAACGTTGCCCATCGAAGCGGCTTTAAAAGCTAAAAATATCGCTCCGGGGTTATTTCGCGATCGCTTTACCTTGATGAACTTCCCCGATTTCGATGACGAATTGTGGCAACAGTTATTAACTGAAGCAGAAGCTGCCGAAAACAGCGAATTACCTGCCCCTATTTATGGCACCGACGGTGATGGTTCCGTCCTCGCCGAAGCCCGAGTCAATGCTTTAAATTGCGGTTTGGGACATCAAATCGAGTTTCGGCAACAAGAGTTTGCCCAAATTGAAGCGCCGGGCGATCGCGGGCTGCTGATTTGCAATCCTCCTTACGGCGAACGCCTCGGCAATGCAGAAGAGTTGGGAGATTTTTATCAATTAATCGGCGATATTTTAAAACAGCGTTTTACGGGATGGACGGCGTATATTTTATCGGGAAATAAAGAGCTGACCAAGCGCATCGGGCTGAGAACATCGCGCCGGATTCCATTTTACAACGGTTCTTTACCTTGTACCCTGCTGAAATACGAATTGTATTAA
- the purT gene encoding formate-dependent phosphoribosylglycinamide formyltransferase, which produces MVKLPQIIMLLGSGELGKEFIIAAQRLGNRTIAVDRYPDAPAMQVADESEVISMLDGDALEAIVQKHQPDIIVPEIEAIRTEKLAEFERRGIKVIPTAKATNYTMNRDRIRELAATQLGLRTARYGYATTLEETIAVCQKIGFPNVIKPVMSSSGKGQSIVTDPTEIERAWDEAIAGSRGDTQKVIIEEFINFEIEITLLTIKQWKGPTLFCDPIGHRQERGDYQESWQPAALSKSQIEQAQMIATKLTDSLGGAGIFGVEFFVTSDEVIFSELSPRPHDTGMVTLISQNLNEFELHLRAILDLPIPAIEQFGPSASAVILAREHSNSIIFDGVDDALGDTDVDLRLFGKPDSRPYRRMGVALAKGDSIQEARLKATKAANLVKIVRH; this is translated from the coding sequence ATGGTGAAACTTCCTCAAATAATCATGTTGCTCGGTTCCGGGGAACTCGGCAAAGAATTTATAATTGCCGCCCAACGTTTGGGAAATAGAACGATCGCCGTCGATCGCTACCCCGATGCTCCCGCAATGCAAGTTGCCGATGAATCCGAAGTGATTTCTATGCTGGATGGCGACGCTTTAGAGGCGATCGTACAGAAACACCAACCGGATATTATCGTACCAGAAATTGAAGCGATTAGAACGGAAAAACTCGCCGAATTTGAACGCCGAGGAATCAAAGTCATTCCTACGGCAAAAGCCACAAACTATACCATGAATCGCGATCGCATTCGCGAACTGGCAGCGACCCAATTGGGGCTGAGAACGGCTCGATATGGCTATGCAACGACCTTAGAAGAAACGATCGCCGTCTGCCAAAAAATTGGCTTTCCGAATGTGATTAAACCCGTGATGTCTTCTTCTGGAAAAGGCCAATCGATCGTCACCGACCCCACGGAGATCGAACGGGCTTGGGATGAGGCGATCGCCGGATCGAGAGGGGATACTCAAAAAGTAATTATCGAAGAATTCATTAACTTTGAAATTGAAATTACTTTACTCACCATTAAACAGTGGAAAGGGCCGACATTGTTCTGCGATCCGATCGGTCACCGTCAAGAACGCGGCGACTATCAAGAATCTTGGCAACCTGCGGCACTTTCCAAAAGTCAAATCGAACAGGCTCAAATGATTGCAACTAAACTGACCGACAGTTTAGGCGGGGCGGGGATTTTTGGAGTCGAGTTTTTTGTAACTTCGGACGAAGTCATTTTCTCCGAACTTTCGCCGCGACCTCACGATACGGGAATGGTCACCTTAATCTCGCAAAACTTGAATGAATTCGAGTTACATTTAAGAGCGATTCTCGATTTACCGATTCCTGCGATCGAACAGTTCGGTCCGTCGGCGAGTGCCGTCATTTTAGCGCGGGAACATTCCAATTCTATTATCTTTGACGGAGTGGATGACGCTTTAGGGGATACCGATGTCGATTTACGCTTATTTGGCAAACCGGATTCTCGTCCCTATCGTCGTATGGGAGTTGCTTTAGCAAAAGGCGATAGTATTCAAGAAGCGCGTTTAAAAGCGACAAAAGCGGCGAATTTAGTTAAAATAGTCAGACATTGA
- a CDS encoding ABC transporter ATP-binding protein: MTVHPLQRLLAYGRDYRVRIGQAIACSILNKLFDLAPPALIGAAVDVVVRQEDSLIAQLGVRDIFSQLVVLAILTFVTWGLESLFQYAYDRLWRNLAQTFEHDLRLDAYNHLQNLEMAYFEERSTGGLMSILSDDINQLERFLDVGANDILQVSTTVVVVGATFIVLAPSVSWAAIVPIPVIVVGSIAFQRTLAPRYAEVREKVSLLNGQLANNLSGMATVKSFTAEAYEAKRIERYSNDYRQSNGRAIALSAAFVPLIRFVILVGFTGILLFGGMAAVEGTLAVGTYSLLVFLTQRLLWPLTRLGQTLDLYQRAMASVTRVMNLLDTEIAIHPGDRPLPVESVKGEIEFKDVTFAYRDRAPVVENLSFQVRAGQTIAIVGATGSGKSTLVKLLLRLYEVRSGRITLDGIDIQDLQLQDLRRAIALVSQDVFLFHGTVAENIAYGNFDANRDQIVAAATIAEAHEFVSKLPQGYDTIVGERGQKLSGGQRQRIAIARAIIKDPPILILDEATSAVDNETEAAIARSLDRIVQNRTTIAIAHRLSTIRHADRIYVMERGRLVEWGTHDELLDRPGIYANLWRVQTGVKV, translated from the coding sequence ATGACCGTGCATCCCCTCCAACGCTTGCTCGCTTACGGACGCGATTACCGCGTGCGAATTGGGCAAGCGATCGCCTGTTCTATCCTTAACAAACTTTTCGATCTCGCTCCTCCGGCGTTAATTGGTGCGGCGGTCGATGTCGTCGTCCGTCAGGAAGACTCGCTAATCGCACAGTTGGGCGTGAGAGATATTTTTTCCCAATTAGTCGTTTTGGCAATCCTCACCTTTGTGACCTGGGGATTGGAATCCCTGTTTCAGTATGCCTACGATCGCCTCTGGCGCAACCTCGCCCAAACTTTCGAGCATGACTTGCGCCTCGACGCCTACAACCACCTGCAAAACTTGGAAATGGCGTACTTCGAGGAACGTTCTACCGGGGGGTTGATGTCGATTCTCAGCGACGATATCAACCAACTCGAACGGTTTCTCGATGTCGGTGCCAACGATATTTTACAAGTGTCTACGACCGTGGTAGTGGTCGGGGCGACTTTTATCGTTCTCGCACCGAGTGTATCTTGGGCGGCGATCGTTCCCATCCCCGTTATCGTGGTCGGATCGATCGCCTTTCAACGCACCCTCGCGCCGCGCTACGCCGAAGTGCGAGAAAAAGTGAGTCTTCTCAACGGCCAACTGGCCAATAATTTAAGCGGCATGGCGACGGTAAAAAGCTTTACGGCGGAAGCTTACGAAGCCAAGCGGATCGAACGCTACAGCAATGACTACCGACAAAGTAACGGTCGGGCGATCGCCCTGTCTGCAGCTTTCGTGCCGTTGATTCGCTTTGTGATTCTCGTCGGGTTTACCGGGATTCTCCTCTTTGGCGGCATGGCAGCCGTAGAAGGAACCCTGGCGGTGGGAACGTATAGCCTGCTAGTGTTTCTCACTCAACGCTTGTTGTGGCCGCTCACGCGCCTGGGTCAAACCTTGGATTTGTATCAACGGGCGATGGCGTCGGTGACCCGGGTGATGAATTTACTCGATACGGAGATTGCCATCCATCCCGGCGATCGCCCCTTACCCGTCGAGTCGGTTAAAGGTGAGATCGAATTTAAAGACGTTACCTTCGCCTACCGCGATCGCGCCCCGGTCGTCGAAAACCTGTCCTTCCAAGTTCGTGCAGGTCAAACGATCGCCATTGTCGGGGCCACCGGGTCGGGGAAAAGTACGTTAGTCAAGCTCTTACTGCGGCTTTACGAAGTGCGATCGGGACGAATTACCCTCGACGGGATCGACATCCAAGATTTGCAATTGCAGGATTTGCGCCGGGCGATCGCCCTCGTCAGTCAGGACGTGTTTTTATTTCACGGAACCGTCGCCGAAAATATCGCTTACGGCAACTTCGACGCCAATCGCGACCAAATCGTAGCGGCGGCGACGATCGCGGAAGCCCACGAGTTTGTCTCAAAACTACCCCAGGGGTACGATACGATCGTCGGCGAACGGGGCCAAAAGCTCTCCGGAGGACAGCGCCAACGGATCGCGATCGCCCGCGCCATTATAAAAGATCCGCCGATTTTGATTCTCGACGAAGCGACCTCGGCGGTAGACAACGAAACCGAAGCGGCGATCGCGCGATCGCTCGATCGCATCGTCCAAAATCGCACCACGATCGCGATCGCCCACCGTCTCTCGACCATCCGCCATGCCGATCGCATTTACGTCATGGAACGCGGGCGTTTGGTAGAATGGGGAACCCACGACGAACTGCTCGATCGCCCCGGCATTTACGCAAACTTGTGGCGAGTGCAAACAGGAGTTAAAGTATAA